Below is a genomic region from Streptomyces ferrugineus.
TTGTGATCGCATTGCCAACAAGGAGGAACAATGATCAAGAAGGTCGTCGCTGCTGCGGCTGCCACCGGTGGGCTGGTTCTCGCGGGCGCGGGCCTGGCCGTTGCCGACTCCGGTGCCCAGGGTGCCGCGGTGCACTCCCCGGGCATCCTGTCCGGCAACGTCGTTCAGGCGCCGATTCACGTCCCCGTGAACGTCTGCGGCAACACGGTCTCCGTGGTCGGTCTGCTGAACCCCGCCTTCGGCAACACCTGCATCAACAAGTGACGTTGTGCCTCGCCCCATGACCAAGGGGCTGAGCCCGTCGGCCCCGGAGCGCGTGCCATGCGCTCCGGGGCCGACCGGCCTTTTCGGAACGTCGGTCGAATATCCGACGTCGTCCTTTCGGAACAAGGTCGAAGGCAGGTAATCAGCAATGCGACAGGTCACCCGCAAGGGCCTGATGACCGTGGCGGCCGCGACCGGAGTCATCGCCGCCGCGGGCGGCACGGCCCACGCGACCGGCGCGGGAGCGGACGGCTCCAGTTCGAACTCGCCCGGCGTGCTGTCGGGCAACACGGTGCAGGCGCCGGTACACGTGCCGGTCAACGTCTGCGGCAACACCGTCAACGTCGTCGGGGTGCTCAACCCGGCGATCGGCAACAGCTGCACCAATCAGGGCGGCGGCTCCCACGGCGGGGGCGGCGCGTCGTCCGACGGTCACGCCAGTGACTCGCCCGGCATCGGCTCCGGCAACCACGTCGAGGCGCCGGTGCATGTGCCGGTCAACGTCTGCGGCAACAGCGTCGACGTCATCGGCATCGGCAACCGCAGCACGGGCAACGACTGCGCCAACGGCGGCGACGGCGGGGGCCACACCCCGCCGGGCGGCGGCCAGGAGACCCCGCCGGGGGAGCCGGGCAACCCCGGGAACCCCGGCAGCCCGGGGGAGCCGGGCCATCCCGGTACCCCTGAGAACCCCGGCAACCCTGGAAACCCCGGCAGCCCGGAGAACCCCGTCGAGCCCGCCAACCCCGGATCCCCGAGCACGCCGCCCGGCATGGGCGGCGTGACACCGGGCGGCGGCGCCTCGCACGCGAACCACCCGGGCACCCACTTCGTCACCCAGCCCGAGGGCGAGGCACAGCTCGCCCGGACCGGCAGTGACCTGCCGATGGGCCTCGTGCTGCCGGTCGGCGCGGGGGCGCTGCTGGCGGGTGCCGTGCTGTACCGCAAGGCACGGCCCTCGCAGTAGACGCGGGCGCGGCTTCCGGTACGGAACGGAGTGGGCCCCGCCGCGGCGGGGCCCACTCCGCATCTTCCTGTCCGTCGCCTCAGCTCACCACGTGGCCCGCACCTGGCGGATGATCCTGCGGCGCAGCCGCACCCTGCGGCTGCCGTCGCGCAGCAGGCTCAGGCGGTCCAATTCCCAGTGTCCGTACTCGGCATGG
It encodes:
- the chpH gene encoding chaplin ChpH, with product MIKKVVAAAAATGGLVLAGAGLAVADSGAQGAAVHSPGILSGNVVQAPIHVPVNVCGNTVSVVGLLNPAFGNTCINK
- a CDS encoding DUF5703 family protein, giving the protein MPEYEFVDVYVPRGVSRKDATRLLTDHAEYGHWELDRLSLLRDGSRRVRLRRRIIRQVRATW
- a CDS encoding chaplin, which gives rise to MRQVTRKGLMTVAAATGVIAAAGGTAHATGAGADGSSSNSPGVLSGNTVQAPVHVPVNVCGNTVNVVGVLNPAIGNSCTNQGGGSHGGGGASSDGHASDSPGIGSGNHVEAPVHVPVNVCGNSVDVIGIGNRSTGNDCANGGDGGGHTPPGGGQETPPGEPGNPGNPGSPGEPGHPGTPENPGNPGNPGSPENPVEPANPGSPSTPPGMGGVTPGGGASHANHPGTHFVTQPEGEAQLARTGSDLPMGLVLPVGAGALLAGAVLYRKARPSQ